One Granulicella sp. 5B5 DNA window includes the following coding sequences:
- a CDS encoding RluA family pseudouridine synthase yields MPSKNMLPKGQRRRSVKAEYRAQRTLAQEKEAERKAAEADNFDEALHEAETELLATADFMEPELTMEERIATNNWFTTKGASGSKVAAETHAPPRYANPYAQLAEERPEVPVLEDLDADEEGVRTLTVAEVAKGMRLDAYLAKALPEISRARVTLLIDNGQVTLDGKTAKSSYKLKGGEIVEIEGDPRPAPMNATAEDIPLTIVYEDDDLAVIDKPAGMMVHAGSGSAEHNSGTLVNALLFHLGKLSKVGGDLRPGIVHRLDKQTSGLIVVAKNDVTHRKLSEMFSERELRKVYVALVHGHIAEDEGTVRLAIARDLVRRTRMTTKRAGGRNAVSNWRVLERLETPYGPFTLVEVHIETGRTHQIRVHMQAIGHSVVGDFLYGAPHLIQPLKSAVKREPLELERNFLHAAELEFEHPRTGEALALRAELPEDLTGFLKQLQEE; encoded by the coding sequence ATGCCCAGTAAGAATATGTTGCCGAAGGGCCAGCGGCGACGCAGCGTGAAGGCCGAGTATCGGGCGCAGCGGACGCTGGCGCAGGAGAAGGAAGCCGAACGCAAGGCCGCCGAGGCCGACAACTTCGACGAGGCTCTGCACGAGGCGGAGACCGAGTTGCTGGCGACGGCGGATTTTATGGAACCCGAGCTGACGATGGAAGAGCGCATCGCGACCAACAACTGGTTCACGACCAAGGGCGCGTCAGGCTCGAAGGTAGCGGCGGAGACCCATGCACCGCCGCGCTATGCGAACCCCTACGCGCAGTTGGCAGAGGAGCGGCCTGAGGTGCCGGTGCTGGAGGACCTGGACGCCGATGAAGAGGGCGTGCGAACGCTGACGGTCGCCGAGGTGGCGAAGGGGATGCGCCTAGATGCGTACCTGGCGAAGGCGCTGCCGGAGATAAGCCGGGCGCGGGTGACACTGCTGATCGACAACGGGCAGGTGACGCTCGATGGCAAGACGGCGAAATCGAGCTACAAACTGAAGGGCGGCGAGATCGTAGAGATTGAGGGCGACCCACGGCCCGCGCCGATGAATGCGACGGCAGAGGACATTCCGCTGACGATTGTGTATGAGGACGATGATCTCGCCGTGATCGACAAGCCGGCAGGGATGATGGTGCATGCGGGTTCCGGCTCTGCGGAGCACAATAGTGGGACGCTGGTGAATGCGCTGCTGTTCCATCTGGGCAAGCTGTCGAAGGTGGGCGGAGACCTGCGGCCGGGGATCGTGCATCGGCTGGACAAGCAGACGAGCGGGCTGATTGTGGTGGCGAAGAACGATGTGACGCACCGCAAGCTGAGCGAGATGTTCAGTGAGCGCGAGCTGCGGAAGGTATATGTGGCGCTGGTGCATGGGCACATCGCGGAGGACGAAGGCACAGTGCGGCTGGCGATTGCGCGCGATCTGGTGCGGCGGACTCGCATGACGACCAAGCGGGCGGGTGGACGGAATGCTGTTTCAAACTGGCGTGTGCTGGAGCGGCTGGAGACGCCCTATGGGCCGTTCACGCTGGTGGAGGTCCACATCGAGACAGGCCGGACGCACCAGATCCGCGTACATATGCAGGCGATTGGACACTCCGTGGTGGGCGACTTTCTGTATGGCGCGCCGCATTTGATCCAGCCGCTGAAGTCGGCAGTGAAGCGCGAGCCGCTGGAGCTGGAGCGGAACTTTTTGCATGCGGCAGAGCTGGAGTTTGAGCATCCGCGGACGGGCGAGGCGCTGGCGCTGCGCGCGGAGCTGCCGGAGGATCTGACCGGCTTTCTGAAGCAACTACAGGAAGAATAG
- a CDS encoding RES family NAD+ phosphorylase, giving the protein MRVWRLVRERHATTAFSGEGARLFSGRWNSAGTSMVYTSLSLSLAVVEVFVHLNKSQAPDDMVSVAADLPIDATYMEEEKTAMLLRLPSDWRREGHRELQQIGDDWIASKQSLHLLVPSVAVRGEWNVLINPLHPDAKKTSIVATEPFHFDERMFK; this is encoded by the coding sequence ATGCGCGTGTGGAGGCTCGTAAGAGAGCGACATGCCACAACGGCATTCTCCGGTGAGGGCGCTCGCCTCTTTAGTGGGCGGTGGAACTCCGCCGGAACCTCGATGGTCTATACCTCACTTTCCCTATCGCTGGCCGTCGTCGAGGTCTTCGTACACCTGAACAAGAGCCAGGCACCAGACGATATGGTATCGGTGGCAGCAGATCTGCCCATCGATGCAACGTACATGGAAGAGGAGAAAACTGCCATGCTTCTCCGCCTTCCATCCGACTGGCGGCGCGAAGGTCACCGAGAACTCCAGCAGATCGGTGACGATTGGATCGCTTCAAAGCAGTCGCTTCATCTCCTCGTTCCATCCGTGGCAGTTCGCGGTGAGTGGAATGTGCTAATCAACCCGCTGCATCCCGACGCCAAAAAAACCAGCATCGTCGCAACAGAGCCGTTCCACTTCGACGAGCGCATGTTCAAGTAG
- the pheT gene encoding phenylalanine--tRNA ligase subunit beta — translation MDILTPWLRSYLPALDVTDAQLAEDLTLRGIAVEGTFPLEGGGTRYEMDITTNRVDAMNHYGVAREVAAIYNVALKPIAETAAVAANVEGAAYPVRIEAQDLCGRFTARVVRGVAVKASTGKIAEYFRALGQKPISGPVDVTNFGWLAMGQPTHVFDLDTLEGAIVVRRAKAGERLRLLDGSDKVLVADDLVVADEKKALALAGVMGGWESRVTEATKNILVEAAWFDPAAIRASSRRHGLHTDASHRFERGADFAAAPLANNLVTRLVVEQAGGEVAGPMTDVVIPALAAKTADRAPIALRVSEVQRHLGTTADGAGIREEIVARYLTALGCSLTETAKGAYAVKLPSWRLDLEREIDLIEEVARVYGYNKFANTLPTFTGTVVELPQAAAESAIRTTLRALGYSEAISSTFCAAEEAAAFASAPAVALGNPLSAEAGMLRPALTPGMATMLAHNLHRDVTTVRLFEMGTVFTGSTAKVNEHVGLSLGLTGDARATALYKAEDALFYELKGTLEAVLAKFAGVVTLDAQELPAWVAAGRGARVLLDGAPVAVFGELAAAEAQKRKLRQTVAMAEVNAAALLERALRQPVSQEISRYQAVERDFSFVFPDSVRWEAIEAAVRGLGVAELQSVAPVEIFRDAKGKAIAAGSYSLLTRVVFQSTERTLAEEDLTGSSARIVVALTGLGGVQRA, via the coding sequence ATGGATATTCTGACCCCCTGGCTGCGCTCGTACCTGCCCGCGCTCGATGTGACCGATGCTCAACTTGCTGAAGACCTGACCCTGCGCGGTATCGCCGTGGAAGGGACGTTTCCGCTGGAGGGCGGGGGGACTCGGTATGAGATGGACATCACCACGAACCGCGTGGATGCGATGAACCACTATGGCGTGGCGCGTGAGGTGGCGGCGATCTATAACGTGGCGCTGAAGCCGATTGCGGAGACCGCGGCCGTGGCGGCGAATGTTGAGGGCGCGGCGTATCCGGTGCGGATTGAGGCGCAGGACCTTTGCGGGCGGTTTACGGCGCGCGTGGTTCGTGGCGTGGCGGTGAAGGCTTCGACGGGCAAGATTGCCGAATACTTCAGAGCACTGGGGCAGAAACCGATCAGTGGGCCGGTGGATGTGACGAACTTTGGCTGGCTCGCGATGGGGCAGCCGACGCATGTGTTCGACCTGGATACGCTGGAGGGCGCGATTGTGGTGCGTCGTGCGAAGGCCGGGGAGCGGCTGCGGCTGCTGGATGGCAGCGATAAGGTGCTGGTGGCTGACGATCTTGTGGTGGCCGATGAGAAGAAGGCGCTGGCGCTGGCGGGCGTAATGGGCGGGTGGGAGTCGCGTGTGACGGAGGCGACGAAGAACATTCTGGTGGAGGCCGCGTGGTTCGATCCGGCGGCGATTCGTGCGAGCTCGCGGCGGCATGGGCTGCATACGGATGCGAGCCACCGGTTTGAGCGTGGCGCGGACTTTGCGGCGGCTCCGCTGGCAAACAATCTGGTGACTCGGCTGGTGGTGGAGCAGGCGGGCGGCGAGGTTGCGGGGCCGATGACGGATGTGGTCATTCCTGCGCTGGCGGCGAAGACCGCTGACCGTGCGCCGATTGCGCTGCGCGTGAGCGAGGTGCAGCGGCATCTGGGGACGACTGCCGATGGTGCGGGCATCCGTGAAGAGATTGTGGCGCGGTATCTGACGGCGCTTGGCTGCTCGCTGACGGAGACCGCGAAGGGTGCGTATGCGGTGAAGCTGCCGAGCTGGCGGCTAGACCTGGAGCGCGAGATCGACCTGATTGAAGAGGTCGCGCGCGTGTATGGCTACAACAAGTTTGCAAATACGCTGCCGACGTTTACAGGCACGGTCGTGGAGCTGCCGCAGGCGGCGGCGGAGAGTGCGATTCGGACGACGCTGCGGGCGCTGGGGTATAGCGAGGCGATCTCGAGCACGTTCTGCGCAGCGGAAGAAGCGGCTGCGTTTGCGAGTGCGCCCGCGGTGGCGCTGGGGAATCCGCTGAGTGCTGAGGCGGGGATGCTGCGGCCGGCGCTGACGCCGGGAATGGCGACGATGCTGGCGCATAACCTGCATCGCGATGTGACGACTGTGCGGTTGTTTGAGATGGGGACGGTCTTTACGGGCTCGACGGCGAAGGTGAACGAGCATGTGGGGCTGTCGCTGGGACTTACTGGCGATGCGCGCGCGACCGCACTGTACAAGGCGGAGGACGCGCTGTTTTATGAGCTGAAGGGCACGCTGGAGGCTGTGCTGGCGAAGTTTGCGGGCGTGGTGACTCTGGATGCGCAGGAGCTACCGGCGTGGGTCGCGGCTGGGCGCGGCGCTCGGGTGCTGCTGGATGGCGCGCCGGTGGCGGTGTTCGGCGAGCTGGCAGCAGCGGAGGCGCAGAAGCGGAAGTTGCGGCAGACAGTGGCGATGGCCGAGGTGAATGCGGCGGCGCTGCTGGAGCGCGCGCTAAGGCAACCGGTGTCGCAGGAGATCTCACGATACCAGGCGGTGGAGCGCGACTTCTCGTTTGTGTTTCCGGACAGCGTACGGTGGGAGGCGATTGAGGCCGCGGTGCGTGGGCTGGGGGTTGCCGAGTTACAGAGCGTGGCGCCGGTGGAGATCTTCCGGGATGCGAAAGGCAAAGCTATCGCGGCGGGGAGCTATTCGCTGCTGACGCGGGTGGTGTTCCAGTCGACGGAGCGGACGCTGGCGGAGGAAGATTTGACGGGGAGCTCGGCGCGGATTGTGGTGGCGCTGACGGGGCTGGGTGGCGTGCAGCGCGCATAG
- a CDS encoding prolipoprotein diacylglyceryl transferase family protein, translated as MLSALTFALVPGVVRVGHIRVSVFGFIAAAGLIAAIWLSQYAARWAGVAAQKLWDAGVFAVLAAFVSSRAVLVAGDPNAFLHYPLLVLSLPSLTYGGVGLTAVAVLVYLRVVKLPLRATLDAWTAPAMVLGAVLALAHFVEGTDAGMPTSLPWGVHTPGDTIFGRVQPVQIYLLLAALLIGLDALRVLRQRHPMGLVAARGLLFGGLSFFVLDMLAQPTDTQGGAWLDPGQWVALGCIAAGCAMLMMLLPARARAASFAIEMDETNVKEHV; from the coding sequence ATGCTCTCTGCTCTTACATTCGCACTGGTGCCTGGGGTGGTCCGCGTTGGACACATCCGCGTGTCGGTGTTTGGATTTATCGCCGCGGCCGGGCTGATTGCCGCGATCTGGTTGAGCCAGTACGCCGCTCGCTGGGCAGGTGTGGCCGCGCAGAAGCTATGGGACGCCGGCGTGTTCGCGGTATTGGCGGCGTTTGTTAGCTCGCGGGCCGTGCTGGTGGCGGGCGATCCGAATGCGTTTCTGCACTATCCGCTGCTGGTGTTGAGCTTGCCTTCGCTGACCTATGGCGGCGTGGGGCTGACGGCGGTGGCGGTGCTGGTGTACCTGCGGGTGGTGAAGCTGCCGCTGCGGGCTACGCTGGATGCGTGGACTGCGCCAGCGATGGTGCTGGGTGCGGTGCTGGCGCTGGCGCATTTTGTGGAGGGCACCGATGCGGGCATGCCGACCTCGCTGCCGTGGGGCGTGCATACGCCGGGCGACACGATCTTTGGGCGCGTGCAGCCGGTGCAGATTTACCTGCTGCTGGCGGCGCTGCTGATTGGGCTGGATGCGCTGCGTGTGCTGCGGCAGCGGCATCCGATGGGGCTGGTGGCCGCGCGCGGGCTGCTGTTTGGCGGCCTGAGTTTCTTTGTGCTGGACATGCTGGCGCAGCCGACGGATACGCAGGGCGGCGCATGGCTCGATCCGGGGCAGTGGGTGGCGTTGGGATGTATTGCAGCGGGCTGTGCGATGTTGATGATGCTGTTGCCTGCACGAGCGCGGGCTGCGAGTTTTGCGATCGAGATGGACGAGACGAATGTGAAGGAGCACGTGTAG
- a CDS encoding VWA domain-containing protein: MKLSTLCLLLFPLLVSPVVAAQDSTAAPQVASPAPDITTTVRAVVLDVVVTDTSGKPVHGLTKSDFILTEDGVPQQVQSFRERTPPPTAAAPLPKYPPNYFTDYVPAGGSDSWTVVLIDAANNPPLVQEYVRQQLVSLMKTLPPGNQIAIFELNDGVHLVQGFTADPEVLLKALESKRADPSVAAISARQRGWVPQKIRQDDLVDGLRSMGRYLAGFPGRKNLIWFSGSIPRSFWGGGLGSPFPDTEDFISEISDTTDALSLNKVAVYPIDARGLETDPGFSAANSRGPTMAQHNAFVNSRFYDHADIDEIAARTGGKAFYNTNGLKQAVAEVIDSSANYYTLAYTPSNKNWDGKHRTIKIELSRSGLQLEYRHGYFARNETARQKQRVAQQKNAAAKASMTQTESSYEPVTITAGPRGSFSTSMALGAIPPTEVLFSISVTPGAGTQKLEKDTPRPPGNFLSEEAQKKPYRNYAVLYRVDAHTLQLSTTPEGLKHGELQFVTIVYDEKGEKVNSISTTSKFDVPSASLGLLMKGGASIRQTIAVPAKGSYFFRFGVHDIIADHSGVREVPVDNVQMGVVGPMQKPVP; this comes from the coding sequence ATGAAACTGAGCACGCTTTGCCTGCTGTTGTTTCCACTTCTTGTATCCCCTGTCGTCGCCGCGCAGGACAGCACCGCCGCGCCGCAAGTGGCCTCACCTGCTCCAGACATCACCACAACCGTGCGCGCCGTTGTGCTCGACGTCGTCGTGACGGACACCTCTGGCAAGCCCGTGCATGGGCTGACAAAATCCGATTTCATTCTTACTGAAGACGGCGTGCCGCAACAGGTTCAGAGCTTTCGTGAGCGCACGCCGCCTCCCACTGCGGCGGCCCCACTGCCGAAGTATCCGCCCAACTACTTCACGGACTACGTTCCCGCCGGTGGCAGCGATTCATGGACGGTGGTCCTGATCGATGCAGCGAACAACCCGCCACTGGTGCAGGAGTATGTCCGTCAACAGCTCGTGAGTCTGATGAAGACGCTGCCGCCGGGCAATCAGATCGCCATCTTTGAACTCAACGATGGTGTCCATCTTGTGCAGGGGTTCACCGCCGATCCGGAGGTACTTCTGAAGGCGTTGGAGAGCAAACGCGCGGACCCGAGTGTTGCTGCGATCTCGGCGCGCCAACGTGGCTGGGTGCCGCAAAAAATTCGGCAGGACGATCTCGTGGACGGCCTGCGATCCATGGGCCGCTATCTTGCCGGTTTTCCCGGTCGCAAAAATCTCATCTGGTTCAGCGGTTCCATCCCTCGATCGTTTTGGGGCGGCGGCCTCGGCAGCCCGTTTCCCGACACCGAAGACTTCATCTCCGAGATCTCCGACACCACCGACGCGCTCTCCTTGAACAAGGTGGCCGTCTATCCCATCGACGCGCGCGGCCTGGAGACTGACCCGGGCTTCAGCGCTGCCAACAGCCGCGGGCCCACCATGGCACAGCACAACGCATTTGTGAACAGCCGGTTCTACGATCACGCCGACATCGACGAGATCGCCGCAAGGACAGGCGGCAAAGCTTTCTACAACACGAACGGCCTGAAGCAGGCCGTTGCCGAGGTGATCGACAGCAGCGCCAACTACTACACGCTCGCGTACACGCCCAGCAACAAAAACTGGGACGGCAAACACCGCACCATCAAGATCGAGTTATCACGGTCGGGTCTGCAGCTTGAGTACCGCCACGGCTACTTTGCGCGTAATGAGACCGCCCGGCAGAAGCAGCGCGTCGCCCAGCAGAAGAATGCTGCAGCAAAAGCTTCCATGACGCAGACAGAGTCTTCCTATGAGCCCGTAACGATCACGGCAGGTCCGCGCGGTAGCTTCAGTACTTCCATGGCGCTCGGCGCCATTCCGCCAACGGAGGTGCTCTTCTCCATCAGCGTTACACCCGGCGCAGGCACGCAAAAGCTAGAGAAGGATACCCCTCGTCCTCCCGGCAATTTTCTCAGCGAGGAAGCACAGAAAAAACCTTATCGAAACTACGCCGTCCTCTATCGAGTCGACGCGCACACCTTGCAATTATCGACTACGCCTGAGGGGTTGAAGCATGGCGAGCTGCAGTTCGTCACCATTGTCTACGACGAGAAAGGCGAGAAGGTAAACTCCATCTCCACGACCAGCAAGTTCGATGTGCCGTCGGCATCGCTGGGCCTGTTGATGAAGGGAGGCGCCAGCATTAGACAGACCATCGCCGTGCCCGCCAAGGGCAGCTACTTCTTCCGCTTCGGCGTGCATGACATCATCGCCGACCACAGTGGCGTTCGCGAAGTTCCTGTCGATAACGTGCAAATGGGAGTGGTTGGTCCAATGCAGAAGCCTGTCCCGTAA
- a CDS encoding flavodoxin family protein has protein sequence MAKIAIVYHSMNGHTRKVAEAVERGAKQASDDVELIAVEDLEQDAPAWAVLDEADAIIFGSPTYMGSMSSAFKAFAEASAGRWFHRTWQDKLAAGFTTSGSMSGDKLNTLVGLVVLASQHGMIWVSLGLLPPNVYDEHGPKADDINRSGAFIGAMASSFSVAPEVSPSVGDVKTAEYLGERVATIARKHFGK, from the coding sequence ATGGCGAAGATTGCAATCGTGTATCACAGCATGAACGGGCACACCAGGAAGGTGGCCGAAGCGGTGGAGCGCGGCGCAAAGCAGGCGAGCGACGATGTAGAGCTGATCGCGGTCGAGGACCTGGAGCAGGATGCTCCCGCATGGGCGGTACTGGACGAGGCGGACGCGATCATCTTCGGTTCCCCGACGTACATGGGCAGCATGTCGTCTGCCTTCAAAGCGTTTGCGGAGGCCTCGGCAGGACGCTGGTTCCATCGCACGTGGCAGGATAAGCTGGCGGCGGGCTTTACGACCTCGGGATCGATGTCCGGCGACAAGCTGAACACGCTGGTGGGGCTGGTCGTGCTGGCGTCGCAGCATGGAATGATCTGGGTTTCGCTGGGACTGTTGCCGCCAAATGTGTATGACGAGCATGGCCCGAAGGCAGATGACATCAACCGCTCGGGCGCGTTTATAGGGGCGATGGCATCCAGCTTCAGCGTCGCGCCGGAGGTATCGCCTTCGGTTGGCGACGTGAAGACGGCAGAGTACCTCGGCGAGCGGGTAGCAACGATCGCCAGGAAGCACTTCGGGAAATAG
- the add gene encoding adenosine deaminase, whose amino-acid sequence MARKTQLDSIDAEAWLRGLPKAELHLHLEGSITPETLVELSRKNDPQPLTLEAAKQVYTYTDFPSFLMSFKAVTERLHTPDDYETITYNMLRDLAAQGVRHAEAYISVGILYYFKRLDVDAVMAAIERGRERGERDFGISLLWIIDAVRHFGLEECARVFKKAAELKQQYPSVVGIGIGGDEARGPAQDFRELYAECKANGLRLTCHAGESTGPQSVWAAVNIGAERIGHALTAAQDEDLIGVLAERQVPLELNVTSNLRTGCCVALAEHPVKRYFEEGLMITINSDDPPFFGANLLDEYLLVHKFFEFSLEQMRELAANSVEASFLSPERKLALLGEVERYGY is encoded by the coding sequence ATGGCACGGAAGACGCAACTGGACTCCATCGACGCCGAAGCCTGGCTCCGCGGGCTCCCTAAAGCCGAGCTGCATCTGCACCTCGAAGGCTCCATCACACCCGAAACTCTCGTTGAGCTCTCGCGCAAGAACGACCCCCAGCCGCTCACCCTCGAAGCCGCGAAGCAGGTCTACACCTACACCGACTTTCCCAGCTTCCTCATGAGCTTCAAGGCCGTCACCGAGCGCCTGCACACGCCCGACGACTACGAGACCATCACTTACAACATGCTCCGTGACCTCGCCGCGCAAGGCGTGCGCCACGCTGAAGCCTACATCTCCGTCGGCATCCTCTACTATTTCAAGCGGCTCGACGTCGACGCCGTGATGGCCGCTATCGAGCGTGGGCGCGAGCGCGGCGAGCGCGATTTCGGCATCTCTCTGCTCTGGATCATCGACGCCGTCCGCCACTTTGGGCTTGAGGAGTGCGCGCGCGTCTTCAAGAAGGCCGCCGAGTTGAAGCAGCAGTACCCCAGCGTCGTCGGCATCGGCATCGGCGGCGACGAGGCCCGCGGCCCCGCGCAGGACTTCCGCGAGCTCTACGCCGAGTGCAAAGCCAACGGCCTGCGCCTCACCTGCCACGCCGGCGAATCCACCGGCCCTCAGAGCGTCTGGGCCGCCGTCAACATTGGCGCAGAGCGCATCGGCCACGCACTTACCGCCGCGCAGGATGAGGACCTCATCGGCGTGCTCGCCGAGCGGCAGGTGCCGCTCGAACTCAACGTCACCAGTAACCTGCGCACCGGCTGTTGCGTGGCGCTCGCAGAGCACCCCGTCAAGCGCTACTTCGAAGAAGGCCTCATGATCACCATCAACTCCGACGACCCGCCGTTCTTCGGAGCCAACCTGCTCGATGAGTACCTGCTCGTACACAAGTTCTTCGAGTTCTCGCTCGAACAGATGCGCGAACTCGCGGCGAACTCCGTCGAAGCCAGCTTCCTCTCACCCGAGCGCAAGCTCGCGCTCCTCGGCGAAGTCGAGCGCTACGGCTACTAG
- a CDS encoding antitoxin Xre/MbcA/ParS toxin-binding domain-containing protein has protein sequence MTVAAITAVLGGRKILKRRVESDRELTQLTREGVPVGALTLLASELALDRRTLARVIGISDRTLSRRLAKDERLSAEESDRVVRVARVVAMATDTLGSPAKASSWLQSPNMVLDGQAPLDLLDTDSGTRSVETVLGRIEWGIYS, from the coding sequence ATGACGGTTGCAGCGATTACGGCGGTTCTCGGCGGCAGAAAGATCCTGAAGCGCAGGGTCGAATCTGACCGCGAGCTCACCCAGCTTACCCGCGAAGGCGTTCCCGTCGGCGCGCTTACACTGCTGGCTAGCGAGCTTGCGTTAGACCGCAGGACCCTCGCACGCGTGATCGGCATCTCCGACCGCACACTGAGTCGCCGTCTCGCTAAAGACGAGCGTCTCTCTGCTGAAGAGAGCGACCGCGTGGTCCGCGTTGCCCGCGTCGTTGCGATGGCGACAGACACACTGGGATCGCCAGCCAAAGCCTCAAGCTGGCTCCAATCACCGAACATGGTCCTCGATGGCCAGGCCCCGTTGGACTTGCTTGACACCGATTCCGGCACACGCTCCGTGGAGACGGTTCTGGGGCGCATTGAGTGGGGAATCTATAGCTGA
- a CDS encoding cell division protein ZapA — protein sequence MAKKQQTETPQASLPMTAAEQSRAELAARDAGAVVVEIYDQVYQLSGTDPMYIQRLAALVDARMRAISAHGATVDSLRVAVLAALNIADEMLSTQARHDRLAATMNHATSSVHANVQSRTGSLMDMLDEVLDSRKAG from the coding sequence TTGGCAAAGAAACAACAGACCGAGACACCGCAGGCAAGCCTGCCGATGACAGCGGCGGAGCAGTCGCGTGCAGAGTTGGCGGCGCGGGACGCTGGCGCGGTGGTGGTGGAGATCTACGACCAGGTGTATCAGCTCTCGGGTACGGACCCGATGTATATTCAGCGGCTGGCGGCGCTGGTGGATGCGCGGATGCGGGCTATCTCCGCGCATGGGGCGACGGTGGATTCGCTGCGCGTGGCGGTGCTGGCGGCGCTGAACATCGCCGACGAGATGCTCTCGACGCAGGCACGGCACGACCGGCTGGCGGCGACGATGAACCATGCGACGTCTTCGGTGCATGCGAATGTGCAGTCGCGCACAGGCTCGCTGATGGACATGCTGGACGAAGTGCTGGACAGCCGCAAAGCTGGCTGA
- a CDS encoding VWA domain-containing protein has translation MKIRTTARLALLAVLGTLTASQALGQTPQKQTAPPSLQPSTNQTPQAVPGLTVYSREVDLIFTVTDKHGAFVTGLQQQNFGLLDDGRPPERVVQFKQQTNLPLRVGIMMDTSSSIRQRFQFEQQAATDFLLQVLHPADRAFVEGFDVQTDVSQDFTNRIDLLDTGIRRLRPGGGTALFDSLYKTCRDQMLTLQQDISVRKALVLVSDGDDDYSRATETDAIKMCQRAETIVYTISTNTGPSRDKGDDVLQQVADATGGQAFYPTRIDDVAIGFHNIEVELRSQYSLVYIPADFKQDGSFRTIYLQCLDPRYSVRAKKGYFAPKPPE, from the coding sequence ATGAAGATTCGCACTACGGCGCGGTTGGCCTTGTTGGCCGTGCTTGGCACCCTCACCGCGTCCCAGGCCCTGGGCCAGACACCGCAGAAGCAGACGGCCCCGCCTTCACTGCAACCCTCAACGAACCAGACGCCGCAGGCCGTGCCCGGACTGACGGTCTACTCGCGCGAAGTCGACCTGATTTTTACCGTGACGGACAAGCATGGCGCGTTCGTGACCGGCCTGCAGCAGCAGAACTTCGGCCTGCTGGACGATGGGCGTCCGCCGGAGCGCGTGGTGCAGTTCAAGCAGCAGACGAACCTGCCGCTGCGCGTCGGCATCATGATGGACACGTCGTCGTCGATCCGGCAGCGATTCCAGTTTGAGCAGCAGGCAGCAACGGACTTTCTGCTGCAGGTGCTGCACCCCGCGGACCGCGCGTTCGTGGAGGGCTTCGACGTGCAGACGGACGTGAGCCAGGACTTTACCAACCGCATCGACCTGCTGGACACAGGCATCCGGCGGCTGCGGCCGGGCGGCGGCACGGCGCTGTTCGATTCTCTGTACAAGACGTGCCGCGACCAGATGCTGACGCTGCAGCAGGACATCTCCGTGCGCAAGGCGCTGGTGCTGGTGTCGGACGGCGACGACGACTACTCGCGCGCGACGGAGACGGACGCAATCAAGATGTGCCAGCGCGCGGAGACGATCGTGTACACGATCAGCACCAACACCGGGCCAAGCCGCGACAAGGGCGACGACGTGCTGCAGCAGGTCGCCGACGCGACAGGCGGGCAGGCGTTCTATCCGACGCGCATCGACGATGTCGCGATCGGCTTCCACAACATCGAGGTCGAGCTGCGCAGCCAGTACTCGTTGGTGTACATCCCGGCGGACTTCAAGCAGGACGGCAGCTTCCGAACGATTTATCTGCAATGCTTGGACCCGCGGTACTCCGTGCGCGCGAAGAAGGGGTACTTTGCGCCAAAGCCGCCGGAGTAA